In the Vicingaceae bacterium genome, ATATAAAAGTAAATTTTTTTCATATCAATTTTGATTTACTCAAATTTACGAATTATTTCATTTCGTTTTTCAATTCTATTAAATTTGATTTTATCTCTTCAAGTTTTTTGATTATTTGATTTAATCTGGATTTTTTTGAATCTTGTGTTGTGGCAGATATCTCAATGTTATTTTCATTGAATTCGTCAAAGATGGTAGTTTGTCCGGATAATGCCTTTCTTGCTCCTTCCAGGGTCAATCCTTTGACTTTTACCAAGTCGTAAATTTTGGCAAATAAGGCAATGTCCTTTTTTGTGAAAATTCTGATGCCATTATTGTTTTTGCGTGGTTTAAAGTGAGGAAATTCTTTTTCCCAGAATCGAATCAAAGAAGGATTGACGTCAAACAACGCTGCCACCTCTCCTATAGTAAAATAAATTTTATTTTCGGGTAAATCCGGTATCATCTTTTAACTGCAATTTGTATTTTTCCTGTTATTTGCCCAGCATTGCCTGTTATTATTCATAAAATATAACGGGTCGAGTATGCTTCCGCTTCCGTCCAAACTGCTCCATTGTATGCTTATATGATTGTTTTTTGCATTGTCAAAGATATTGTAAAAAAAGTCATATGGAGGAGAATATTCATATCCCCATTCAAGATAACTGTCGGCTTTCATTTTTAAGTCAGACAAAAAGCGGTAAGTTATTTTGCGTTTTTTAGTGCTGAAATTATAATGTTGTGAAATTTGCATAAAAGGCCGGTTGTTGTCATGACTAAAATAAACAGTCCATACTCCTTGAGAATGGTCGGCATGTGTCGTGCCTTCCATCCATAGAAAATCTTTGAAACCTTCTTTTTGGGTTACGTACATTTTCCAGGAAATTTGAGAAAAAGAATTTTGGTACTCTGCGTAAAGCTTTACTTTATAGGTTCTTCCATTTTCTTCATATTCATATTTAAACAACCATCCTTTATTGTCGCCTCTGTATCCGGCTTTAGCTTGTCCGGATGCATAAAGGATGGCAAGTGGCAATCTTAATTCATTTTTTCTTACTTCAATCCAGGGTTGCACAGTTTGATATGCATGTAAGTAATTTGAATAATTGTTGTCGTTGGTTGATGGTGGACTTTGAAAGTTCTCAAAATTTATCTCAAATTCGTCGGCTTGTGGTAAGTCCGGACGGTTTCCTTTGTTTTTCTTAGAACAAGAACTGTATGTAATGCTTAAAAGAATTAACACAGTAGTCGCCTTTTTCATAGTTTTGGCAATTTTTCAACGATTTGATGTAAAATTAAATAAAAAAAGTTTAATGGTTTTTTCCGGCAACCACAATCACAAATTCGCCTTTTATAGAGTGTTTTGAAAAATGTTCGTGTACTGAAGCAAGTGTGCCTCTGACAGTTTCTTCATAAAGTTTGGAAATTTCTCGTGAGACAGATGTTTGTCGATCAGGGCCGACAAACTCGATGAGTTGTTGCAAGGTTTTTAACAAACGGTGCGGAGATTCGTATAGTATAAATGTGTCTTCCAATTCCGACAAAAAACGAATTCTTTTTTCGCGCCCTTTTTTATGAGGTAAAAATCCTTCAAAATAAAATCGCTGCATGGGTAAGCCCGATACTACCAAAGCCGGTATAAATGCCACCGGGCCCGGAAGGCATTCAACCGGTATGTTATGTTCAATACAACTTCTTACCAGGAGGTATCCGGGATCAGATATACCGGGTGTGCCGGCTTCACTGCAATAGACGGTATTTTGATGGTTTTTAATCAATTCCATGGCTTGCGGCAAAATTTTATGTTCATTTGCACTGTGAAAAGCCATTAATTTTTTATTTTCAATGCCTAGTTGTTTTAGCAACTTATGACAACTCCTTGTATCTTCACAAAAAATTATATCGGCTTGCAGTAAACTTTCTATTGATCTTTTCGTTATATCATTAAGATTTCCGATAGGAACAGGAACTAATGTAAGTTTAGGCATATTTTGAAACAATTTTAAATACAAAGTTAAAACAATTCATGTTGAATATTAGTATATCTAAAATTAAAACAGAACAATGCAACCTTTAGCGGGCTTAAGTTGTCTAAAAGATGGAATGAATGACAGAACAAGAATTGATAGAACGTTGTATTAAGCAGGACCGCGTGGCGCAAAAATATCTTTTCGATAAGTATGCACGCAGGTTTAAGGCGATATGTATGCGCTATGCAAAGTTTGAAATTGAAGCAGACGATATGGTGCAGGATGCTTTTATAAAAATTTTCGAAAAAATTCAAACATTTGGTTTCAATGGCTCTTTTGAGGGCTGGATGAGACGCATTGTCGTCAATACTGCCATTGATCATGTGAAAAGAAACAAAAAACATTCATCGGACATTGATTACGAACAAGTAGATTTTCATCACAAATATTTTCCCGTCACGGCAAATAAGCTGGATGCCAACACCATTTTAAAATTAATCAATTGCATTCCGGACGGATACCGGACCGTTTTTAATTTATACGCCATTGAAGGGTATTCCCACAAAGAAATAGCAGAGATGTTGGGTATTACCGAAAGTACTTCAAAATCGCAATATTCAAGAGCCAAATTATACATTCAAAAATTATTGAAAAAAAACAATATGCTGGAAAATACTTTATATGAAAAATAAAAATTTTGAAAATACCTGGAAAGAAATTCTCGAAAACCACGAAATGGATGTGCCTCAACATGTCTGGGAAAATATCAGCCGGCAGTTAGCTTCCAACACTGCTCAATCAATTTCCCAAACCGGCAATGGTTCTACTTATGGAACAAAATTTTCGGCCATCGCAAAATGGGCTGCAGGGACATTTGTTGCAGGCACAGTGGCTGTTTCTGCATATTTGATGAATAAAACGGGTTCTCAAGGAAATGAAAAAGTCGTAATGCATAAAAGTGATTCCGGTCAGATTGTTGTTGTGGAGGAATTGCCCGGTAATCAACCGAATACTCCGGTTGAGAAAGAAAATACTGTTATTGTGGATCATTCAAAAGAAAAAATCATTACTCAAAATGTTTCTAACTTGAGAAACGAAAAGTTCCAATCCGGCCCAACTCCTTCTGACAAAAATACAACTCAAAAAAATCCATCAGAAGTATTGAACAAAGAAAAATATAATGATGCGGAGTCAGTCGGACAATCTGTGCCCGAAATAGCTCAGAATACATCGTCTCAAAACATTCAAAAAAAAGTTGACAACATACAGAAGCCCGTTTTGCAGCAAAAAAGCAAAGTTTCAAACTCACCGGCTGAATTGCCTGCTATCATTGTGACGCATCCTGAGAATACTGATGACAAAACATTGGCATTTTCCATTGATAAAGAAATTGATAATATAGTTTGGAAAATCGACAATCAAGTTGTCAGTGACCAACCATTTTATGTGCATTCATTTGATGACTATGGGACATATACAGTGGAACTTGTTTTGAAAGAGGATGGACGTAGCGTAAAGAAAGTGGTGGAGGTTACTCCTGTATCGGGTATAGTGTTTGTGCCCAATGTATTTACGCCAAATAACGATGGGTACAATGATGTATTTGTTGTCAAATTGCAACACATGCAAAGCGCACAGATTCGTATATACAATATTCAAGGCGACCTCGTTTACGAGTCATCATCTGTTGATCCTGAAAAAATTGAATGGAATGGCAGGGATAACTCAGGACAGATAGTTCCTCCCGGTAGTTATATGTATCAATTAACATGTAAAGGACAAGATGGGAAAGATTGGAACAAAAACGGGGTAGTAGTGTTAAAACGCTAAAATTCCGGTTAAAATCCCGTATTATTTCCAACATAAATTCTAAAAAAGACAGAAAATCTGCGGCGTATCTTTAGAAATCTTTTATTTTGCCTAAATGAGAGGAAAGCTTTTTTATGGATAAAATTACAAATCGATTGGTTAAGCTAACCGCATCATTGCATCTAAAGAAATACCGCAAACAACATGGATTGTTCTTTGTGGAGGGATCAAAAGCCATTTTGGAGTTTATCCGTCATGGTCAATTGCCCGAATTTTTGATGGTGCACGAAGAAAAAAAAATATTGGCCGGCCCGGTTTTGTCTATAGATCGACCCATTTATACGGCAGATGAGAAAATAATGAAAACCTTATCATTATTGGATTCCACTCCTGACGCCATCGCTGTCTTTAAAAGCATGCAAGAGTCCGATCTTTCAGAGTTTCAACAAGACACACAGGTATTTTATTTGGATAATATACAAGATCCCGGAAATGTTGGGACAATCATACGTACATGCGTTTGGTTTGGTATAAACAGGATTATTTTTGGGAAAGGTACCGTCGATCCTTACCATCCAAAAGTTGTTCAAAGCAGTAAAGGTGCATTTGCGGCTATACGCTTTATCAGTGATCAATCTTATGAGTTTTTGAAAAATTGCCACAAACCGGTATTTATTTCAGGTATGAAAGGC is a window encoding:
- a CDS encoding transcriptional regulator → MIPDLPENKIYFTIGEVAALFDVNPSLIRFWEKEFPHFKPRKNNNGIRIFTKKDIALFAKIYDLVKVKGLTLEGARKALSGQTTIFDEFNENNIEISATTQDSKKSRLNQIIKKLEEIKSNLIELKNEMK
- the rsmI gene encoding ribosomal RNA small subunit methyltransferase I is translated as MPKLTLVPVPIGNLNDITKRSIESLLQADIIFCEDTRSCHKLLKQLGIENKKLMAFHSANEHKILPQAMELIKNHQNTVYCSEAGTPGISDPGYLLVRSCIEHNIPVECLPGPVAFIPALVVSGLPMQRFYFEGFLPHKKGREKRIRFLSELEDTFILYESPHRLLKTLQQLIEFVGPDRQTSVSREISKLYEETVRGTLASVHEHFSKHSIKGEFVIVVAGKNH
- a CDS encoding DNA-directed RNA polymerase sigma-70 factor, yielding MTEQELIERCIKQDRVAQKYLFDKYARRFKAICMRYAKFEIEADDMVQDAFIKIFEKIQTFGFNGSFEGWMRRIVVNTAIDHVKRNKKHSSDIDYEQVDFHHKYFPVTANKLDANTILKLINCIPDGYRTVFNLYAIEGYSHKEIAEMLGITESTSKSQYSRAKLYIQKLLKKNNMLENTLYEK
- a CDS encoding RNA methyltransferase, translated to MDKITNRLVKLTASLHLKKYRKQHGLFFVEGSKAILEFIRHGQLPEFLMVHEEKKILAGPVLSIDRPIYTADEKIMKTLSLLDSTPDAIAVFKSMQESDLSEFQQDTQVFYLDNIQDPGNVGTIIRTCVWFGINRIIFGKGTVDPYHPKVVQSSKGAFAAIRFISDQSYEFLKNCHKPVFISGMKGVSLYETKFPTNAVVILGNEARGVNPQISQQLKNAIEVTIPGSGLMESLNVAMAHAIICSEMFRQSLEK